In a genomic window of Holophagaceae bacterium:
- the pilO gene encoding type 4a pilus biogenesis protein PilO, whose amino-acid sequence MNTQLRNQILLGALAGIVLSIVIYFVLGGKRDELVSIQASIDSLQKEVDKGFQLKANYEKLKDEVTKTEKRLDELIKVMPSEQDRGEMPIRMKKLADNAGIDQSSFSLEPPIKTTYYTEYPVKFDFRVGYHSFGQFASLISGYEKIINMTNIQFKRADAKSVFPATATCRISAFVYNPAQAPADIGAETKKK is encoded by the coding sequence ATGAATACCCAGCTCCGAAATCAGATCCTCCTGGGTGCCTTGGCGGGCATTGTATTGAGCATCGTCATTTATTTTGTCCTTGGCGGCAAGCGGGATGAGCTCGTCAGCATCCAGGCCAGCATCGACAGCCTCCAGAAGGAAGTGGACAAAGGCTTCCAGCTGAAAGCGAACTACGAAAAGCTCAAAGATGAAGTCACCAAGACGGAAAAACGGCTCGACGAACTCATCAAGGTGATGCCTTCGGAGCAGGATCGCGGGGAGATGCCCATCCGCATGAAGAAGCTTGCGGACAACGCCGGTATCGACCAGAGTTCTTTCTCCCTGGAACCCCCGATCAAAACCACCTACTACACCGAATATCCTGTGAAGTTCGATTTCCGGGTTGGATACCATTCCTTCGGACAATTCGCCTCCTTGATCTCCGGTTATGAAAAGATCATCAATATGACCAATATCCAGTTCAAGAGAGCCGATGCAAAATCCGTGTTCCCGGCAACCGCCACCTGCCGGATCAGTGCCTTCGTCTATAACCCTGCCCAGGCCCCTGCGGATATCGGCGCAGAGACCAAGAAGAAGTGA
- a CDS encoding M14 family metallopeptidase, translated as MAFIAALDALGDARLSVSSFGASPGGRDLPLLVLSSRGVKTPAQAKALGLPVVLVISGIHAGEVEGKEACLMLARDLLADKGRLDGGDILARLTLVIAPLFNPDGNDAIDPGNRKLNLPKLNGQLGPESGVGTRVNAGRINLNRDYMRQESIEMRLLQTRVCQAWEPDLTIDNHATNGSVHRFSMTYDIPHTIESGRAEPILYMREQLLGPVTAALKANHGLDAGWYGNFVEDERVLDTDGEADPGSAVREGWMTYPHHPRFGSNYRGLTSRMDLLLECYSYITFAERVRTAYAFMLETLRFVAAHGDDVLRTVSACRIPRDRVAVRYGLERFDQPIEILTRIPRTLDGAPASVAIPHIGRFVGTKVVERPAAYLVAAPLAAHLRQHGLSVEAAAGSFDVEVPVVEDLGSEGGRAILEAARVGELSVSWKTGPRAAFPGAGLVRTDQPLGAIAVYFCEPESDDGAIENGLLPVPGLGDELAMWRVPGLPSR; from the coding sequence ATGGCCTTCATCGCCGCGCTCGATGCCCTAGGCGATGCGCGCCTGTCCGTGAGTTCATTCGGCGCCAGCCCCGGAGGCCGGGACCTTCCCCTGCTCGTGCTGTCATCCCGAGGCGTGAAGACTCCCGCCCAGGCCAAGGCCCTGGGCCTCCCGGTGGTGCTGGTCATCAGCGGCATCCACGCAGGCGAAGTGGAAGGCAAGGAGGCCTGCCTGATGCTGGCGCGGGACCTGCTGGCGGACAAGGGCCGCCTGGACGGAGGGGACATCCTGGCCAGGCTCACCCTGGTCATCGCGCCGCTCTTCAATCCCGACGGCAACGACGCCATCGATCCCGGGAACCGCAAGCTGAACCTTCCGAAACTGAACGGGCAGCTCGGCCCGGAAAGCGGCGTGGGCACCCGCGTGAATGCCGGCAGGATCAACCTGAACCGGGACTACATGCGCCAGGAATCGATCGAAATGCGCCTGCTGCAGACCCGGGTCTGCCAGGCCTGGGAGCCGGACCTGACCATCGACAACCATGCCACGAACGGATCGGTCCACCGCTTTTCCATGACCTACGACATCCCCCACACCATCGAGAGCGGCCGCGCGGAACCGATCCTCTACATGCGGGAGCAGCTTCTGGGTCCCGTCACCGCCGCCTTGAAGGCGAACCACGGGCTGGACGCGGGGTGGTACGGCAATTTCGTGGAGGACGAACGGGTCCTGGACACGGATGGCGAGGCGGATCCAGGCAGCGCCGTTCGGGAAGGCTGGATGACCTATCCCCATCACCCACGCTTCGGCAGCAATTACCGCGGGCTCACCAGCCGCATGGACCTATTGTTGGAGTGCTATTCCTACATCACCTTCGCGGAGCGCGTGCGCACCGCCTACGCGTTCATGCTCGAAACTTTGCGCTTCGTGGCCGCCCATGGCGATGATGTGCTGCGGACCGTGTCGGCCTGCCGCATCCCGAGGGACCGCGTGGCGGTGCGCTACGGCCTCGAGCGCTTCGACCAGCCCATTGAGATCCTCACCCGGATTCCGCGCACGCTGGATGGAGCGCCGGCGTCCGTGGCCATTCCGCACATCGGCCGGTTCGTGGGGACCAAGGTCGTGGAGCGGCCCGCCGCCTACCTTGTGGCCGCGCCCCTGGCGGCGCACCTGCGCCAGCACGGACTCTCGGTGGAAGCGGCGGCCGGCAGCTTCGACGTGGAGGTTCCGGTGGTGGAGGATCTGGGCTCCGAAGGGGGCCGGGCCATCCTGGAAGCGGCCCGGGTGGGGGAACTGTCTGTTTCCTGGAAGACGGGCCCCCGCGCCGCCTTTCCGGGCGCCGGGCTGGTCCGGACCGACCAGCCCCTGGGGGCCATCGCCGTCTATTTCTGCGAACCCGAAAGCGACGACGGGGCCATCGAGAATGGGCTGCTGCCGGTTCCTGGATTGGGCGATGAACTGGCCATGTGGCGGGTGCCGGGGCTGCCTTCCCGTTAA
- a CDS encoding N-acetylmuramoyl-L-alanine amidase: MGVLKTLLLLAPTVCLLAADPAPVEVRAPVPGGGRAVLRLQFRKGLLIEAKPLPRTFLLRRASGGWAVFEDLSAEGKRWVLESLFPEDQWKREEVIHKVRWPELESVWLMASLFMGHGQNYDKLEKANPGNPEKLNAGDLWRIPQKLLSPELGGSGTPPVHSQPEDELDDDGKIAAYRALLDFDEDREGKYAAYRLRKGEALYSSVVIRYTDRVDAKEVNAFADEIARRSGIGDVRSIQPGTLIKIPAKALSAPFQPEGTVALKADQEMREEVRQTRRVDAGPKLGGLRVVLDAGHGGIDRGASANGIWESDFVYDICCRVKQILEEATDAQVSSTIRYPGIGFKLRDDIPVPSRIAQVLTTPPFAIDGDSPSAVSVHLRWVLANDLFTTFLRKGDAQKTLFISFHADSLHPSARGTMVYVPGASFVPSNFSLGPNRGAGVREMKKGSRASFSSREKLQGEARSRLFGEALVRALRQSRILVHPNRAIRNVIHRDGRNFIPAVIRYSAARTKVLVEVANLTNEDDAANLRDAEFRQRYAEAVVKGIRAYFKK; the protein is encoded by the coding sequence GTGGGAGTCCTGAAGACCCTGCTCCTCCTCGCGCCCACGGTGTGCCTTCTCGCCGCGGATCCCGCGCCCGTGGAGGTCCGGGCCCCGGTGCCCGGCGGCGGCCGGGCCGTGCTCCGCCTCCAGTTCCGCAAAGGGCTCCTGATCGAGGCGAAGCCGCTGCCCCGGACTTTTCTGCTCCGCAGAGCATCCGGCGGCTGGGCGGTTTTCGAGGACCTGAGCGCCGAAGGCAAGCGCTGGGTCCTGGAGTCGCTGTTCCCGGAGGACCAGTGGAAACGCGAGGAAGTGATCCATAAAGTTCGCTGGCCGGAGCTGGAGTCCGTCTGGCTCATGGCTTCGCTCTTCATGGGGCACGGCCAGAATTACGACAAGCTCGAAAAAGCCAATCCCGGCAACCCGGAGAAGCTCAATGCGGGCGACCTCTGGCGCATTCCCCAGAAACTCCTGTCGCCGGAATTGGGCGGCAGCGGCACGCCTCCGGTCCACAGCCAGCCGGAAGACGAATTGGACGACGATGGCAAGATCGCCGCCTACCGCGCCCTGCTGGACTTCGACGAGGACAGGGAAGGAAAATACGCGGCCTACCGCCTGCGCAAGGGCGAGGCCCTCTATTCCTCGGTGGTGATCCGCTACACGGATCGGGTGGATGCCAAGGAGGTGAATGCCTTCGCCGATGAGATCGCCCGGCGGAGCGGCATCGGCGACGTCCGCAGCATCCAGCCGGGCACCCTCATCAAGATTCCCGCGAAAGCCCTGTCGGCCCCCTTCCAGCCCGAAGGGACCGTGGCCCTGAAAGCCGACCAGGAGATGCGCGAGGAGGTCCGGCAGACCCGGCGCGTCGATGCGGGGCCGAAGCTGGGGGGCCTGCGGGTGGTGCTGGATGCGGGGCACGGCGGGATCGACCGCGGGGCCTCGGCCAACGGCATCTGGGAATCGGATTTCGTCTACGACATCTGCTGCCGCGTGAAGCAGATCCTGGAGGAAGCCACCGATGCGCAGGTCAGCAGCACCATCCGCTACCCGGGGATCGGATTCAAGCTGCGCGACGACATTCCAGTCCCCAGCAGGATCGCGCAGGTCCTCACCACGCCCCCCTTCGCCATCGACGGCGACAGCCCCAGCGCCGTGAGCGTCCATCTGCGGTGGGTGCTGGCCAACGACCTTTTCACCACTTTTTTGCGCAAGGGCGACGCCCAGAAGACCCTCTTCATCAGCTTCCACGCCGACAGCCTGCATCCCTCGGCGCGCGGCACCATGGTCTATGTGCCTGGCGCCAGCTTCGTGCCTTCGAATTTCTCGCTGGGCCCCAACCGGGGCGCCGGCGTCCGCGAGATGAAGAAGGGCAGCCGCGCGTCCTTCAGCTCCCGAGAGAAACTGCAGGGCGAGGCCCGGTCGCGCCTCTTCGGCGAAGCGCTGGTAAGGGCGCTCAGGCAATCCAGGATCCTCGTCCACCCGAACCGCGCCATCCGGAATGTGATCCACCGCGACGGTAGGAATTTCATCCCCGCCGTCATCCGCTACAGCGCGGCCCGCACCAAGGTCCTGGTGGAAGTGGCCAATCTCACGAACGAAGATGATGCCGCCAACCTGCGCGACGCGGAGTTCCGCCAGCGCTATGCCGAGGCGGTGGTCAAGGGCATCCGGGCCTATTTCAAGAAGTGA
- a CDS encoding 3-hydroxybutyryl-CoA dehydrogenase (converts (S)-3-hydroxybutanoyl-CoA to 3-acetoacetyl-CoA), whose amino-acid sequence MERLAIIGPGTLGLSLARWGAECGLQVALAGRNRDHVDSRLGEADLRWEIAVRKGRITAGQWQEARGRLRGCGTWEAAVEGARWVLEALPESLDEKAQAWSRLDSFLPGVVSRLTGTSSISSASIQAASGMGSPLLAFHCFVPLERMGIVELAGGERVPRIALEGALALAARLGKRVAMVQDQTGFAAARMALAQGLEAMRLLESGMASAEDLDALLTQGYGHPVGPLELSDRIGLDLRLTIAKQIFASTGDPRFDPPGILRQLVDQGRLGLKTGAGFFEWDEKGKRR is encoded by the coding sequence ATGGAGCGGTTGGCCATCATCGGTCCAGGCACCCTGGGACTCTCCCTCGCGCGGTGGGGCGCGGAGTGCGGGCTCCAGGTGGCCCTCGCTGGACGGAACCGGGACCATGTGGACAGCCGGCTGGGGGAAGCCGACCTCCGCTGGGAGATCGCCGTGCGAAAAGGCCGCATCACCGCCGGTCAATGGCAGGAGGCCCGCGGGCGGCTGCGTGGGTGCGGCACCTGGGAAGCCGCAGTGGAAGGCGCTCGCTGGGTCCTGGAGGCCCTGCCTGAGTCCCTGGATGAAAAGGCGCAGGCCTGGTCGCGTCTGGATTCCTTCCTTCCCGGGGTGGTCTCCCGGCTCACCGGCACGTCCAGCATTTCATCCGCCTCCATCCAGGCGGCTTCGGGCATGGGTTCTCCTCTATTGGCCTTTCATTGCTTCGTGCCGCTGGAACGGATGGGCATCGTGGAGTTGGCAGGCGGAGAAAGGGTTCCCAGGATAGCCCTGGAAGGGGCTCTGGCGCTCGCGGCGCGCCTGGGAAAGCGTGTGGCGATGGTCCAGGACCAGACAGGCTTCGCAGCCGCTAGAATGGCCCTTGCCCAAGGGTTGGAAGCCATGCGGCTGCTAGAATCCGGCATGGCGAGCGCCGAGGATCTGGATGCCCTGCTCACCCAAGGGTACGGCCATCCGGTCGGGCCCCTGGAATTGTCGGATCGGATAGGACTGGATCTGCGGTTGACGATTGCCAAGCAGATCTTTGCTTCCACCGGTGATCCGCGCTTTGATCCTCCGGGAATCCTCCGGCAATTGGTGGACCAGGGAAGATTGGGTTTGAAGACCGGCGCGGGATTCTTTGAATGGGATGAAAAGGGGAAACGCAGATGA
- a CDS encoding serine/threonine-protein phosphatase codes for MLIDYAAITHLGKVRKNNEDAYLVNALDGEEPIVNGPLRMQKVCRSGLLAAVADGMGGAAAGEVASREGLAAAALHIFGHWGRFPAEDATEEGLLETLKVAAEGASESVLRYSDNDRSSRGMGSTLTAAVLWNGFAYICQVGDSRAYLFRRGELLQLTVDQTLVNEMVNSGTLTREQARTHPQRNMITQAIGAPQPIVAVLGKVPLRRGDRLLLCSDGLHGEITDARIQANLAYGYSTRRTLELMLEEVLFHGARDNVTALLLALDDPGFPLPAEGEKPVVINPLESLPRTRPAKDPKRGGWRIFGGK; via the coding sequence ATGCTCATTGACTACGCCGCCATCACGCATCTCGGAAAAGTTCGCAAGAACAACGAGGATGCCTATCTCGTGAATGCGCTGGATGGCGAGGAGCCCATCGTCAATGGGCCTTTGCGCATGCAAAAAGTCTGCAGGAGCGGCCTCCTGGCGGCGGTGGCGGACGGGATGGGGGGCGCGGCCGCGGGCGAGGTCGCCAGCCGCGAGGGGCTGGCCGCCGCGGCGCTGCACATTTTCGGGCATTGGGGGCGCTTTCCCGCCGAGGATGCCACCGAGGAAGGCCTGCTGGAAACGCTGAAGGTAGCGGCCGAGGGCGCCAGCGAATCGGTGCTCCGCTATTCAGACAATGACCGCTCGTCGCGCGGCATGGGTTCCACGCTCACTGCCGCGGTCCTCTGGAACGGCTTCGCCTACATCTGCCAGGTGGGCGATTCCCGCGCCTATCTTTTCAGGCGGGGGGAACTGCTGCAGCTCACCGTGGACCAGACGTTGGTGAACGAGATGGTGAACAGCGGGACCTTGACCCGGGAGCAGGCCCGCACCCATCCCCAGCGCAACATGATCACCCAGGCCATCGGCGCGCCGCAGCCCATCGTGGCGGTCCTGGGCAAAGTGCCCCTGCGGCGCGGGGACCGGCTGCTGCTCTGCAGCGACGGATTGCACGGCGAGATCACCGATGCGCGGATCCAGGCCAATCTCGCCTATGGCTACTCCACGCGGCGCACCCTCGAGCTGATGCTCGAGGAAGTCCTTTTCCACGGCGCCCGGGACAACGTCACCGCCCTGCTGCTCGCCCTGGATGATCCAGGATTTCCGCTGCCCGCGGAAGGCGAGAAACCCGTGGTCATCAATCCCTTGGAGTCCCTTCCACGGACCCGCCCGGCAAAAGATCCCAAGCGCGGCGGTTGGCGCATCTTCGGAGGCAAATAG
- a CDS encoding PilN domain-containing protein, whose amino-acid sequence MIRINLLGDALSQGPGKKLDKAEPMQVYAQDEGAGRSTLPIAGILFVLLFSAIGGVYYIWLNNEIDRSNQKRDQLAKQVEELKKYIDLEKKFRDQKEVLQKKEEVMLNLKKNQELPVHFMEELANSLPDDVWFSAVTQNGMNITIRGEARTFEAVVLFYNRIQSRTRWFKNVNYPGAGKQGNTISFSISFDLQNPA is encoded by the coding sequence ATGATCAGGATCAACCTCCTCGGAGACGCGCTCTCTCAAGGCCCCGGCAAGAAACTCGATAAAGCCGAGCCCATGCAGGTCTACGCGCAGGATGAAGGCGCCGGCAGGTCCACCCTTCCCATCGCCGGAATCCTGTTCGTGCTGCTTTTCTCGGCGATCGGCGGCGTCTATTACATCTGGCTCAACAATGAGATCGACCGATCGAACCAGAAGCGCGATCAACTCGCCAAGCAAGTGGAAGAACTGAAGAAATACATCGACCTGGAAAAGAAGTTCCGGGATCAGAAGGAAGTTCTCCAGAAAAAAGAAGAGGTCATGCTGAACCTCAAGAAGAACCAGGAGCTGCCAGTCCATTTCATGGAGGAATTGGCCAACAGCCTTCCCGATGACGTATGGTTCAGCGCGGTCACGCAGAACGGCATGAACATCACGATCCGCGGCGAAGCCCGGACCTTCGAAGCCGTTGTGCTTTTCTATAACCGGATACAGAGCCGCACGCGGTGGTTCAAGAACGTGAACTACCCCGGCGCGGGCAAGCAGGGAAACACGATCTCCTTCTCCATCTCCTTTGATCTCCAGAACCCGGCCTGA
- a CDS encoding YqgE/AlgH family protein, giving the protein MDPNFMHSVLLLVEHDDEGALGIILNRPLPLALAQICEESGLDFAGPEEATAWRGGPVDPQRGILLVEGGLPGPEDTVLDFTHFVSHRKDLLEELMTDPDSRFRLFLGYAGWGPMQLDQELEQGAWVERPVNSGWLMHPDPTGLWTVAISAESN; this is encoded by the coding sequence ATGGACCCCAATTTCATGCACTCGGTGCTGCTGCTGGTGGAGCACGACGACGAGGGGGCCTTGGGAATCATCCTGAACCGCCCCTTGCCGCTCGCGCTTGCGCAGATCTGCGAAGAGAGCGGCCTCGACTTCGCGGGTCCAGAGGAGGCCACCGCCTGGCGCGGCGGCCCCGTGGACCCCCAGCGGGGCATCCTGCTGGTGGAAGGCGGGCTGCCGGGCCCCGAGGACACGGTGCTCGATTTCACCCATTTCGTGAGCCATCGGAAGGATCTGCTGGAGGAATTGATGACGGACCCCGACAGCCGCTTCCGGTTGTTCCTGGGCTATGCAGGATGGGGGCCGATGCAGCTCGACCAGGAACTGGAACAAGGCGCGTGGGTCGAGCGCCCGGTGAATTCGGGATGGCTGATGCACCCCGATCCCACGGGCCTATGGACCGTCGCCATCAGCGCCGAATCCAACTGA
- the rdgC gene encoding recombination-associated protein RdgC produces the protein MSLTQGGLSLRRFLVMGPVPSEEDLIAGLKQDMFRPFEDGVEEERMGWCDWRNPLILPPDADWVTQDRFALFALRMDTRRVPNALLKAHVDLRLRTLMQEKDLAFVGKEARISLQDEVKVELLRKVLPTPRIVELAWDLNGGLLWTTAGSSRAQGSLQSLFIKSFGCELQPLAPLLLAGRIAPELPTETLMALDPLDLALEDA, from the coding sequence GTGAGTCTCACCCAGGGTGGATTGTCCCTGCGGCGCTTCCTTGTGATGGGTCCGGTGCCCTCGGAGGAGGATCTCATCGCGGGGCTGAAGCAGGACATGTTCAGGCCCTTCGAGGATGGCGTCGAGGAGGAGCGCATGGGCTGGTGCGACTGGCGCAATCCGCTGATCCTTCCCCCAGACGCGGACTGGGTCACGCAGGACCGCTTCGCGCTGTTCGCGCTGCGGATGGATACGCGCCGGGTGCCCAATGCGCTTCTGAAGGCCCACGTGGATTTGCGGCTGCGCACGCTCATGCAGGAGAAGGATCTCGCCTTCGTGGGCAAGGAAGCCCGCATTTCCCTCCAGGATGAGGTGAAGGTGGAGCTGCTGCGGAAAGTGCTGCCCACGCCCAGGATCGTGGAACTGGCTTGGGACCTGAATGGTGGCCTGCTCTGGACCACCGCGGGTTCCAGCAGGGCCCAGGGCTCGCTGCAAAGCCTCTTCATCAAGTCCTTCGGCTGCGAGCTCCAGCCCTTGGCGCCGCTGCTCCTCGCAGGCCGCATCGCGCCTGAATTGCCGACGGAGACCTTGATGGCCCTGGATCCGTTGGATCTCGCCCTGGAAGACGCATGA
- the pilQ gene encoding type IV pilus secretin PilQ, producing the protein MNARLCSLLVAGGVVLAGVPNGSLTAAPPETEAAPRSVTLQKAFLMPVDSSGARLQIEIPGFTAAPRLQVLSSPYRVVVDLPGVNRGNQLSKKDLAALAHPLILKYRVAQFAVSPEPVTRLVLEVVPGTQVTVSKQADGIDLVLLPGSGAVQARFAVSSPALAPAAPAVQVPAEQMTVAESIRPTPVVPVPTEIIASPVEPVAGSPATPVAEVAAPPTPPPPPAVSPEPAVAAPAEAPKEAQSNVLIEPVKAPAALAVQPTAPVPSVGAPYRLLPVITASALMPSSLGPQPQESKAPGKGNLGNSNYGQQAGRTLGEQEARYVGAPITIDIPSADLGTFLRIIADSMHLNLIMDQDVQGTYNFKFTDTPADLVLDMILKNAGLGKEINHGVLRVARVDKLQKEENDRKALDEAKALAGDLQSVTRPLSYAKVGDVKAILEKVVTKRGNIISDERTNTLIITDLPRNLPLVDDLIAQLDVQIQQVEISARVVEASGNFDKAFGVKWPTTNGGGADLTIGGAAAPWVTSNGPSWNSINNRPGAGQNDVTLGFAPGKDGITSIPGAAAEYWVSFLSNRISINFILQALEKEGKVKIVSQPKLVTQNNKAAKILAGQKIPYPSQQGGAAGGAITVAFVDANLELDVTPQITNDGTILMDLKIEKSEADFSRTVQGSPTILRKSINTTVLVRDGGTAILGGVYTNSTSNGSAGVPFLSKLPLLGWLFRNKTTSESNAELLIFITPRIIKN; encoded by the coding sequence ATGAATGCTCGCCTGTGTTCCTTGCTGGTTGCGGGGGGCGTGGTGCTGGCGGGGGTGCCAAACGGTTCCCTCACGGCGGCTCCCCCAGAGACTGAAGCAGCCCCGCGGTCGGTGACCCTCCAAAAGGCATTCCTCATGCCAGTGGATAGCTCCGGTGCACGGCTTCAAATCGAAATCCCAGGTTTCACGGCTGCTCCGCGCCTCCAGGTGCTGTCCTCCCCTTACAGGGTTGTGGTGGACCTGCCCGGCGTGAACCGTGGCAATCAGCTCTCCAAAAAGGATTTGGCCGCCCTTGCGCATCCATTGATCCTGAAATACAGGGTCGCCCAGTTCGCCGTTTCCCCGGAGCCGGTGACCAGGCTCGTGCTGGAGGTTGTTCCCGGCACGCAAGTCACTGTCTCCAAGCAGGCCGATGGCATCGATCTGGTGCTTCTGCCTGGCAGTGGCGCGGTCCAGGCCAGGTTTGCGGTATCCTCCCCCGCGCTTGCGCCAGCCGCCCCGGCCGTCCAGGTGCCGGCCGAACAAATGACGGTCGCGGAATCAATCAGGCCTACGCCTGTGGTTCCGGTTCCAACGGAAATCATCGCCAGCCCTGTGGAACCTGTTGCGGGAAGTCCTGCGACACCGGTTGCCGAGGTTGCGGCTCCGCCAACACCCCCGCCCCCACCGGCAGTTTCCCCTGAGCCTGCTGTGGCGGCTCCAGCCGAAGCCCCCAAGGAAGCCCAATCCAACGTCCTCATCGAACCCGTGAAGGCGCCTGCCGCACTGGCAGTGCAACCCACGGCTCCGGTGCCTTCGGTGGGCGCTCCCTATCGCCTCCTTCCGGTCATCACGGCTTCGGCACTGATGCCTTCCTCATTGGGGCCTCAGCCCCAGGAATCCAAGGCACCTGGCAAGGGGAATCTTGGGAATTCCAATTACGGCCAGCAGGCGGGCCGGACGCTGGGCGAACAGGAAGCCAGATACGTGGGCGCCCCCATCACCATCGATATTCCTAGCGCCGACCTGGGCACATTCCTCCGCATCATCGCCGACAGCATGCACTTGAACCTGATCATGGACCAGGATGTCCAGGGCACCTACAACTTCAAATTCACGGATACCCCGGCGGACCTCGTCCTTGACATGATTTTGAAGAATGCGGGCCTCGGCAAGGAAATCAACCATGGCGTGCTGCGCGTCGCCAGGGTGGACAAACTCCAGAAGGAGGAGAACGACCGCAAGGCCCTCGACGAGGCGAAAGCCCTCGCGGGCGACCTCCAGAGCGTCACGCGTCCGCTTTCCTACGCAAAGGTGGGAGACGTCAAAGCCATTCTCGAAAAGGTCGTGACCAAGCGCGGCAATATCATCAGCGATGAGCGGACCAACACCCTGATCATCACGGATCTGCCCCGCAATCTTCCGCTGGTCGATGACCTGATCGCTCAGCTGGATGTCCAGATCCAGCAGGTGGAAATCTCGGCGCGCGTCGTCGAGGCGAGCGGCAACTTCGACAAAGCCTTCGGCGTGAAATGGCCCACCACCAATGGCGGCGGCGCTGATCTCACCATCGGCGGGGCCGCGGCTCCTTGGGTCACCAGCAACGGCCCTTCCTGGAACTCCATCAACAACCGGCCCGGGGCCGGCCAGAATGACGTCACGCTGGGCTTCGCGCCAGGCAAGGACGGCATCACCAGCATCCCGGGCGCCGCTGCGGAGTACTGGGTTTCCTTCCTGAGCAACCGGATCAGCATCAACTTCATCCTCCAGGCCCTCGAGAAGGAAGGCAAAGTCAAGATCGTCTCCCAGCCGAAACTGGTCACCCAGAACAACAAGGCGGCCAAGATCCTGGCGGGCCAGAAAATCCCGTATCCCAGCCAGCAAGGCGGAGCAGCCGGCGGCGCCATCACCGTGGCCTTCGTCGATGCGAACCTGGAACTGGACGTGACGCCTCAGATCACCAATGACGGCACCATCCTCATGGATCTCAAGATCGAGAAATCCGAGGCCGATTTCAGCCGCACGGTCCAGGGGTCGCCCACCATCCTGCGCAAATCCATCAATACGACCGTGCTGGTCAGGGATGGCGGGACCGCGATCCTCGGCGGCGTCTACACCAACAGCACCAGCAACGGCAGCGCAGGCGTCCCTTTCCTCTCCAAGCTCCCCCTCCTCGGGTGGCTGTTCAGGAACAAGACCACCTCCGAAAGCAATGCGGAGCTGCTGATCTTCATCACACCTAGAATCATCAAGAACTGA